Proteins encoded within one genomic window of Rhododendron vialii isolate Sample 1 chromosome 1a, ASM3025357v1:
- the LOC131330746 gene encoding uncharacterized protein LOC131330746 — translation MAKGHYLKYQLLQDKFDLQGDPIDVDKAVATQCGRRISNYTYKLKKKYNKLVKAKGAEYARSNPPGGVKLEQWTSLIDKKWNDEKWQKQSKANTNNRSDKKSKHRCGSKSLPIRVVEMDEIVRIEAKHNSQDGAVPIMQEELSVKVFKAKSSYLKGLGMRPSSTVRSTIVGSVNNNEYVTHLKKKVDEQVELIKEQGEKIQAQAEGTEAANATIAELVEAKEQQGRALASVLEYLKNQGYIGYWYLSLSLSLSLQQVVCL, via the exons Atggcaaaagg TCATTATCTAAAATATCAACTATTGCAGGATAAGTTTGATTTGCAAGGAGATCCTATCGATGTTGATAAGGCAGTGGCAACACAATGTGGACGAAGAATAAGCAACTACACCTATAAgttgaagaaaaaatacaataagCTTGTAAAGGCAAAGGGGGCTGAGTATGCAAGAAGCAACCCACCAGGTGGTGTGAAGCTCGAACAGTGGACAAGCTTAATAGATAAGAAGTGGAATGATGAAAAGTGGCAG AAACAATCAAAAGCAAACACCAATAATAGGTCCGATAAGAAAAGCAAACACAGATGTGGATCAAAGTCATTGCCAATTAGGGTTGTCGAAATG GATGAGATCGTAAGAATAGAGGCTAAACATAATTCACAGGATGGTGCAGTCCCGATAATGCAAGAGGAGCTTTCTGTCAAGGTATTCAAGGCAAAATCAAGCTATTTGAAGGGACTTGGAATGAGGCCTTCCTCTACTGTTCGGAGTACCATTGTTGGATCTGTGAACAATAATGAATATGTAACACACCTCAAGAAAAAGGTAGACGAGCAAGTTGAGTTAATTAAAGAGCAAGGTGAAAAAATTCAAGCGCAAGCAGAAGGAACTGAAGCAGCAAATGCCACGATAGCTGAGCTAGTGGAGGCAAAAGAGCAACAGGGGAGGGCTTTGGCTAGTGTTTTGGAGTACCTTAAAAACCAAGGGTACATTGGATattggtatctctctctctctctctcgctctctctccaACAAGTGGTATGTCTTTAG